Below is a window of Humulus lupulus chromosome 2, drHumLupu1.1, whole genome shotgun sequence DNA.
CTATTAAAACGCTCCGTTTTGTTAAATATTCTTCATTTCTCTCTTTACataccaaaaagaagaagaaaaagacacCAAATGGCTGTATCGGGTTTTGAAGGGTTCGAGAAGCGATTGGAGCTCCATTTCTTCGGAGATGACCCGACTGAAATGGACCACAACAATTTGGGCCTCGGATTGGGCCTCAGGCGACTCGACTTTGATTCTCTACAACAAGTCCTACATGCTGTACAATGCACCGTCGTTTCAGCGGTTGGTAACCTCTATTTCGACTCTTATGTTTTATCAGAGTCGAGTCTCTTCGTTTACCCTGACAAGATCATCATCAAGACTTGTGGGACCACTCAGCTGCTCAAATCCGTCCGTCCATTGCTCCACCACGCTCGCCACCTGGGCCTATCTCTGTCGTCCGTTCGCTATACCCGCGGTAACTATATCTTCCCTGAGTCACAGCCTTTTCCCCATACGAGTTTCAAGGATGAGGTCGTTTATCTCGAAGATTCTCTCCCAAACAGTCTTCGCTTCAGGAAAGCCTCTGTTATGCCTTCGAAAACTCCAACTCATTCATGGCACGTTTTCACCGCCAGTACCGAGATCGATCTCGGCGACGTGTTCACGATCGAGATCTGCATGACCGAGCTCGATAAGGCTTCTGCCGGAAAGTTTTTCCGACGGCCGGGTGATGGAAAGAACGGTGATTCTGCCGGGAAGGATATGACGGAAGCTACTGCGATCGGGAACATCAATCCGTCTGCATTGATCTGCGACTACGCTTTCGATCCTTGTGGCTACTCCATGAATGGAATCGACGGTGATCGTTACTCCACGATCCACGTCACGCCTGAGGACGGCTACAGCTATGCCAGCTTCGAGACCGTCGGGTCCCGCCGCGGTGGGGACGACGTCGCTAGGGTTTTGAAGAAGGTTGCTCAGATTTTCCGGCCAGCGACCATGTCGGTCTCGACGACTTCAGCAGGTAGGGATGTTTGGGGGCGTGTGGCCACAGCTCTGGAACCACTCGGGTTGAAACGCAGGAGTTGCGCCGCGGATGAGTTTCCATCCGCCGGAACCGTCGTGTACCAGACGTTCACGACTCGCCGAAAGTGACCGTTACGGCGGAGACGGTTGCGGTTGCGGTGGTGGTAGATAATCggaaatttaaaaagaaaaaaatggagacAAGAAAAGGAGGGAGATGAAGGAATACTTAGTAGAGTGGTCAGGCAGATTAGAGGAAAAAACATTAGGGCGGGTGATGAGTGACAAGTGGAAATTGAGTTACACGTGGTGAAATGGTATTGGTTAATGAGGGATTTGACTTGCGTAGGtggatatataaatataaaaagtgGTGATGACGTGGTagcattttgaaaaaatatatataatatattaaaagaaaaaaaaagaga
It encodes the following:
- the LOC133819309 gene encoding S-adenosylmethionine decarboxylase proenzyme 4 → MAVSGFEGFEKRLELHFFGDDPTEMDHNNLGLGLGLRRLDFDSLQQVLHAVQCTVVSAVGNLYFDSYVLSESSLFVYPDKIIIKTCGTTQLLKSVRPLLHHARHLGLSLSSVRYTRGNYIFPESQPFPHTSFKDEVVYLEDSLPNSLRFRKASVMPSKTPTHSWHVFTASTEIDLGDVFTIEICMTELDKASAGKFFRRPGDGKNGDSAGKDMTEATAIGNINPSALICDYAFDPCGYSMNGIDGDRYSTIHVTPEDGYSYASFETVGSRRGGDDVARVLKKVAQIFRPATMSVSTTSAGRDVWGRVATALEPLGLKRRSCAADEFPSAGTVVYQTFTTRRK